The proteins below come from a single Gossypium raimondii isolate GPD5lz chromosome 2, ASM2569854v1, whole genome shotgun sequence genomic window:
- the LOC128033812 gene encoding serine/threonine-protein phosphatase 7 long form homolog, giving the protein MPYLELAGFGSVALIRSSDLRFDLLSALVERWRPETHTFHFLCGECTVTLEDVAVQLGLPIDGSPVTGVSSFTDPAAVCYQLLGKSPEDGDKYFSGIKFTWLKAKICGLSATASEGELMCAARAYIMHMIGAVLMPDANGDSVHLSYLPLLADFSTARSYSWGSAVILLQSWALYRMPFLARDTHQPYLYPLPLRIEQHAREGFIWMPYRRPKILNVVPSSALVDSHIWCTNTPIINFNIVEWYHGNRVLRQFGCIQPIPDPPCQLGDDHGLTKRGRVQLDWGIYHRKYVALWNDQLRRIPLMVMATDLHNGTIAAGSRIYLERNRL; this is encoded by the exons ATGCCGTACCTAGAGCTAGCCGGATTTGGGTCAGTAGCATTGATCCGGTCCTCCGACTTGCggtttgatttattatctgCGCTAGTGGAGCGGTGGCGTCCGGAGACCCATACTTTCCATTTTCTGTGCGGGGAGTGCACGGTGACCTTGGAGGATGTTGCAGTGCAACTTGGGCTCCCAATTGACGGGAGTCCCGTAACGGGAGTATCTTCATTCACCGATCCGGCTGCAGTTTGCTATCAACTCCTAGGAAAGTCACCAGAGGATGGTGATAAATATTTTTCCGGcataaaatttacatggctaaaAGCCAAAATATGTGGATTATCAGCGACCGCCAGTGAAGGTGAGCTGATGTGTGCTGCTcgagcgtacatcatgcatatgATAGGGGCAGTACTCATGCCTGATGCAAACGGCGACAGTGTGCATTTGTCATACTTGCCCTTGCTAGCTGATTTCTCCACTGCTAGATCGTACAGCTGGGGTTCTGCCGTCATACTGCTGCAGTCATGGGCGCTTTATCGGATGCCATTTTTGGCACGCGATACTCACCAACCCTATTTGTATCCACTGCCACTcag GATTGAACAGCATGCCCGGGAAGGG tttatatggatgccGTATCGGAGGCcgaaaattttgaatgttgtacCCTCGTCTGCACTCGTTGATTCCCACATATGGTGTACTAACACaccaataataaatttcaacatcGTCGAGTGGTATCACGGTAATCGGGTGCTTCGGCAGTTTGGGTGCATCCAACCTATCCCGGATCCGCCGTGCCAGTTGGGGGATGATCACGGCTTGACAAAGAGAGGAAGAGTTCAATTGGACTGGGGAATATATCACCGGAAATACGTTGCACTGTGGAACGATCAATTGCGCCGAATTCCTCTGATGGTTATGGCTACCGACCTGCACAATGGTACCATAGCTGCGGGAAGTCGTATTTACTTGGAGCGCAATCGACTGTAA